One segment of Carya illinoinensis cultivar Pawnee chromosome 13, C.illinoinensisPawnee_v1, whole genome shotgun sequence DNA contains the following:
- the LOC122292487 gene encoding transcription factor RAX2-like, whose amino-acid sequence MLIHQSLRDLRFFKEDRGYQTYIALLTHAHIYPTREREREREREREREMGRAPCCDKANVKKGPWSPEEDSKLKEYIQKYGTGGNWIALPQKAGLKRCGKSCRLRWLNYLRPNIKHGEFSDEEDRIICALFASIGSRWSIIAAQLPGRTDNDIKNYWNTKLKKKLFMGMHPQSERPLQSSHQTPPFQTQPLSSSLYKEYCSSYYTSTTKSFSGLDSSTSIPLSFLSSSTSLPIHPSVFQTQESRANFMQYYPVKENLLMFGSEGSCSSSDGSCTQISYGREIKQEVMAFQGYISDGLEENQKFMLNYGSNEGENVNQWAEKPHAYFGDQVPLECDLENVKQLVISSNSGAYNLFNVDESKTAEKVTYFY is encoded by the exons ATGTTAATTCATCAGTCTCTCAGAGACCTTCGGTTCTTTAAAGAGGATAGAGGATACCAAACATACATAGCACTTCTCACACACGCACATATATACCCgacccgagagagagagagagagagagagagagagagagagagagagatggggaggGCTCCTTGTTGTGACAAGGCAAATGTCAAGAAGGGGCCATGGTCGCCAGAAGAAGACTCAAAGCTTAAGGAGTACATCCAGAAATATGGAACTGGAGGGAACTGGATTGCTCTCCCACAGAAAGCTG GTCTGAAGAGATGTGGGAAAAGTTGCAGACTGAGATGGCTTAACTATCTCAGGCCTAACATTAAACATGGTGAGTTTTCTGACGAGGAAGACAGAATAATCTGCGCCCTGTTTGCTAGCATTGGAAGCAG GTGGTCAATTATAGCTGCTCAGTTGCCAGGCAGGACTGATAATGATATCAAGAACTACTGGAACACCAAGCTGAAGAAGAAGCTGTTCATGGGGATGCATCCTCAATCTGAGAGACCATTGCAATCTTCTCATCAAACCCCACCATTTCAGACTCAACCACTATCATCTTCACTTTACAAGGAATATTGCAGCTCTTATTACACCTCAACAACTAAATCTTTCTCAGGCCTGGATTCCAGTACTTCAATCCCATTGAGTTTTTTAAGCAGCAGCACTTCTTTGCCCATCCATCCATCTGTTTTCCAGACTCAGGAGAGCCGGGCGAATTTCATGCAGTATTATCCTGTGAAAGAGAACCTCCTCATGTTTGGAAGTGAAGGAAGCTGCAGTTCTTCTGATGGGAGCTGTACTCAGATCAGCTACGGCAGAGAGATTAAACAAGAAGTGATGGCTTTCCAAGGCTACATCTCGGATGGGTTAGAAGAAAACCAGAAGTTCATGCTTAATTATGGCAGCAATGAAGGTGAAAACGTAAACCAATGGGCTGAGAAGCCACATGCGTACTTTGGAGATCAAGTCCCATTAGAGTGTGATCTTGAGAATGTTAAGCAACTTGTTATCAGTAGTAATAGTGGTGCTTACAACTTGTTCAATGTTGATGAAAGCAAGACAGCAGAGAAGGTCACGTACTTCTACTGA